A part of Osmerus mordax isolate fOsmMor3 chromosome 10, fOsmMor3.pri, whole genome shotgun sequence genomic DNA contains:
- the kcnj16a gene encoding inward rectifier potassium channel 16, giving the protein MSKQYSSVSPKDNAVLSVITEPEYKPKKRRYVRKDGSCHILFRHVPEEWLLYVTDIFTTLVEIRWRVMFLTFALSYILSWLFFGILYWIIALANGDIKDPTNDPCVYQVRSFTAAFLFSLETQTTIGYGFRGMSENCMVAIIVVTVQDVISCFIDTFVIGIAVAKMASARKRAQTVGFSNTAVINLRDGFLCLCWRIGDFRRHHVVEGTARAQIIRTTMHTTGKVDMTYRDLKINQSEIILTTPATVFHRIEAGSPLYSMGLEDLRKEDFELVMSFTYTDDSSGILHQTRTSYMPDEIYWGQLFQDMLLVNRKYYKVDYSMFHHTAKVLVPEVSAEEFDRKKLIKPSPRGTPLHTPRPSPRPSPRPSPRPSPRPSPLSPRSNFQDQHLKPPTVTVELVNGNVTEAEMVSSRTTTNEKQQHHDTLSPTTTFTEDSL; this is encoded by the coding sequence ATGAGCAAACAGTATTCGTCTGTGAGTCCCAAAGACAACGCGGTCCTGAGCGTGATCACGGAACCGGAATACAAGCCCAAGAAACGACGCTACGTACGCAAAGACGGCAGCTGCCACATCCTCTTCCGTCACGTCCCAGAAGAGTGGCTTCTCTACGTGACGGACATCTTCACCACCTTGGTGGAGATCCGATGGAGGGTCATGTTTCTCACGTTCGCCCTCTCCTACATCCTGTCCTGGCTCTTCTTTGGCATCCTGTACTGGATCATAGCGCTGGCCAATGGGGATATAAAAGACCCCACCAATGACCCTTGTGTGTATCAGGTGCGCAGCTTCACCGCTGCCTTTCTGTTCTCTCTGGAGACCCAAACCACCATCGGCTACGGGTTCAGGGGCATGTCGGAGAACTGCATGGTGGCCATTATCGTTGTCACCGTGCAAGATGTCATCAGCTGCTTCATCGACACCTTCGTCATCGGCATCGCCGTCGCCAAGATGGCGTCCGCCCGGAAGAGGGCCCAGACAGTGGGTTTCAGCAACACCGCCGTCATCAACCTCCGGGATGGcttcctgtgtctgtgctggcgAATCGGAGACTTCCGCAGGCACCACGTGGTGGAGGGGACGGCCCGCGCTCAGATCATCCGCACCACGATGCACACCACAGGAAAGGTCGACATGACCTACAGAGACCTGAAGATCAATCAGAGTGAAATCATCCTGACAACGCCCGCCACTGTCTTCCACAGAATAGAGGCCGGAAGCCCCCTGTACAGTATGGGTCTGGAGGACCTTCGAAAGGAGGATTTTGAACTGGTCATGTCTTTCACCTACACGGACGACTCGTCTGGCATCCTGCATCAGACCCGCACCTCCTACATGCCCGACGAAATCTACTGGGGCCAGCTGTTCCAGGACATGCTCCTGGTCAACAGGAAGTACTACAAGGTGGATTACTCCATGTTCCACCACACCGCTAAGGTCCTGGTGCCGGAGGTCAGTGCTGAGGAGTTCGACCGCAAGAAACTGATAAAGCCTTCTCCGCGAGGCACTCCACTACACACCCCGCGGCCCTCACCCAGGCCCTCACCCAGGCCCTCACCCAGGCCCTCACCTAGGCCTTCACCACTGTCCCCCCGGTCGAACTTCCAGGATCAGCATTTGAAACCCCCCACGGTGACGGTGGAACTTGTGAACGGCAATGTCACTGAAGCTGAGATGGTTTCTTCCAGGACAACAACTAATGAGAAGCAACAGCACCACGACACACTGTCCCCAACTACTACCTTTACTGAAGACAGTTTGTAG
- the kcnj2a gene encoding inward rectifier potassium channel 2a: MGSVRTERYSIVSSEEDGMKLATMAVPNGYGNGKGKVHTRRQTQSRFVKKDGHCNVHFINVSEKGQRYLADLFTTCVDIRWRWMFVIFCLAFLLSWLFFGCVFWLVAIFHGDLENNSQKCVSNVSSFTAAFLFSIETQTTIGYGYRYVTDECPVAVFMVVFQSIVGCIIDAFIIGAVMAKMAKPKKRNETLVFSHNATVAMRDNKLCLMWRVGNLRKSHLVEAHVRAQLLKSRTTAEGEFIPLDQMDIDVGFDSGVDRIFLVSPITIVHEIDEDSPFYDMSKQELETSEFEIVVILEGMVEATAMTTQCRSSYLASEILWGHRFEPVLFEEKNYYKVDYSRFHTTYEVPSTPLCCARDLAEKKYILSNSNSFCYENEVALASKEDTDEGNGGSVGPDGTQTDNVSETDHSQATVPLESRPLRRESEI, encoded by the coding sequence ATGGGAAGTGTGCGCACCGAGCGCTACAGCATTGTATCATCCGAGGAGGACGGAATGAAGCTGGCCACTATGGCGGTTCCCAACGGCTACGGGAACGGCAAGGGCAAGGTGCACACGCGGCGCCAGACTCAGAGCCGGTTTGTCAAGAAGGATGGTCACTGCAATGTGCATTTCATCAACGTGAGCGAGAAAGGTCAGCGCTACCTGGCCGACCTCTTCACTACCTGCGTGGACATCCGTTGGCGGTGGATGTTTGTCATTTTCTGCCTGGCCTTCCTCCTGTCGTGGCTGTTTTTCGGCTGCGTCTTCTGGCTGGTCGCCATCTTTCACGGGGATTTAGAAAACAACAGCCAGAAGTGTGTCTCCAACGTCAGCAGCTTCACCGCCGCTTTTCTCTTCTCCATCGAGACGCAAACGACAATCGGCTACGGCTACCGCTACGTGACGGACGAGTGCCCCGTCGCCGTCTTCATGGTGGTCTTCCAGAGCATCGTGGGCTGCATCATCGACGCCTTCATCATCGGCGCCGTCATGGCCAAGATGGCCAAGCCCAAGAAGAGGAACGAGACACTGGTGTTCAGTCACAACGCCACGGTGGCCATGAGAGACAACAAGCTGTGCTTGATGTGGCGCGTGGGGAACCTGAGGAAGAGCCACCTGGTGGAGGCCCACGTCAGGGCCCAGCTCCTCAAGTCTCGCACCACGGCGGAGGGGGAGTTCATCCCCCTGGACCAGATGGACATCGACGTGGGCTTCGACAGCGGGGTCGACCGCATCTTCCTGGTGTCGCCCATCACCATCGTCCACGAGATCGACGAGGACAGCCCCTTCTATGACATGAGCaagcaggagctggagacgtCCGAGTTTGAGATCGTGGTCATCCTGGAGGGCATGGTGGAGGCCACGGCTATGACCACGCAGTGCCGCAGCTCCTACCTGGCCTCCGAGATCCTCTGGGGACATCGCTTCGAACCTGTGCTCTTCGAGGAGAAGAACTACTACAAGGTGGACTACTCTCGCTTTCATACGACATATGAGGTGCCGAGCACCCCGTTGTGCTGTGCCAGAGACCTCGCGGAGAAAAAATACATCCTATCCAACTCTAATTCCTTCTGCTACGAGAACGAGGTGGCACTCGCGAGCAAGGAGGACACAGACGAGGGGAATGGGGGGAGTGTGGGCCCGGACGGAACCCAGACGGACAATGTTTCAGAGACTGACCACAGCCAGGCCACGGTGCCGCTAGAGTCGCGTCCTCTGAGGCGAGAATCTGAGATATGA